Proteins encoded in a region of the Streptomyces sp. NBC_01298 genome:
- a CDS encoding DUF6777 domain-containing protein translates to MHAPTPRQAPRRHAPARAALFTVLGLLAAACGASADEGRTKGPAAESQDVHLQPVASAGPDPFTASSATGESAPVQPPLPNATGQGIRTVNAATPGLYGGTQRLGSCDVEAQVQSLTADDAKARAFAEASQVAQEQIPDFLRGLTPVVLRADTRVTNHGFVGGKPDAFQSVLQAGTAVLVDNHGMPRVRCACGNPLLSPRAAKGAPVLKGEPWSGYQPAQVVVIEPTIQVINNLVIVNVADNTWIERTAGDDGAQDRAPQTPPPYDPADGIPAGPATPPGTSPAEPCRTPDSNSLARTEPPPTGPPSPGASAAPNVPDCPPSPPQTAPSTPGDPTGPNTPTAPDQPSSGVPTGPPTAPPPATDQPGDIPSDLPGQTPGDPGTLVGPDGASPQPSDPYADPYADPYADPYSDPYSVPEQQPSAPYDGQYLESA, encoded by the coding sequence GTGCACGCACCGACACCTCGTCAGGCGCCGCGTCGTCACGCACCGGCCCGTGCGGCCCTCTTCACCGTCCTCGGACTCCTCGCCGCGGCCTGCGGCGCCTCCGCCGACGAGGGACGGACCAAGGGCCCCGCCGCCGAGAGCCAGGACGTCCACCTCCAGCCCGTGGCCTCGGCCGGTCCGGACCCCTTCACCGCCTCCTCCGCCACCGGCGAATCGGCCCCCGTCCAGCCCCCGCTGCCCAACGCGACCGGCCAGGGCATCCGTACCGTCAACGCGGCCACCCCCGGCCTGTACGGCGGAACCCAGCGCCTCGGCAGCTGCGACGTGGAGGCGCAGGTCCAGTCCCTGACCGCCGACGACGCCAAGGCCCGCGCCTTCGCCGAGGCCTCCCAGGTGGCGCAGGAGCAGATCCCCGACTTCCTGCGCGGCCTCACCCCGGTCGTGCTGCGCGCCGACACCCGGGTGACCAACCACGGCTTCGTCGGCGGCAAGCCGGACGCCTTCCAGTCCGTGCTCCAGGCCGGCACCGCCGTCCTCGTGGACAACCACGGAATGCCCCGCGTCCGCTGCGCCTGCGGCAACCCGCTGCTCTCGCCGCGCGCCGCCAAGGGCGCACCGGTGCTCAAGGGGGAGCCCTGGAGCGGCTACCAGCCCGCCCAGGTCGTGGTCATCGAGCCCACCATTCAGGTGATCAACAACCTGGTCATCGTCAACGTCGCCGACAACACCTGGATCGAGCGCACGGCCGGCGACGACGGAGCCCAGGACCGCGCCCCGCAGACGCCGCCCCCGTACGACCCGGCCGACGGGATCCCCGCCGGGCCCGCCACCCCGCCCGGCACTTCGCCGGCCGAACCGTGCCGGACCCCCGACAGCAACAGCCTCGCCCGTACCGAGCCGCCGCCCACCGGCCCGCCGAGCCCCGGCGCCAGCGCCGCCCCGAACGTGCCCGACTGCCCGCCGAGCCCCCCGCAGACGGCTCCCAGCACCCCCGGCGACCCGACCGGCCCGAACACCCCGACGGCCCCCGACCAGCCCTCGTCCGGCGTGCCCACGGGCCCGCCCACCGCCCCGCCGCCCGCCACCGACCAGCCGGGCGACATCCCCTCCGACCTGCCCGGGCAGACCCCGGGCGACCCCGGGACCCTGGTGGGCCCCGACGGGGCGTCGCCGCAGCCGAGCGACCCGTACGCGGACCCGTACGCGGACCCCTACGCCGACCCGTACTCCGACCCGTACTCCGTCCCCGAGCAGCAGCCCTCGGCCCCGTACGACGGCCAGTACCTGGAGAGCGCCTGA
- a CDS encoding YndJ family protein: MTVLVNLIVTLGMLYVVPAGLRLIDPVRFARTARLWPLFAAPGAVCLWLPRGAPATALAAVYAAATLALAVRGLALAVRGLALAVRGLALAVRAAPGRGPGPGSAPGPGTGPGPGPAEVAVLTALVAPSVAGTALVAERAGYRLFGFDLDILALTVPHFHFAGFTAALVAGLVCRACAAGALARWAAYSVPAGTGLVLLGYFIDDWAELVGAVTLTGGMWAVALLTWREVRTGAGARDRTTGALLAGSAAVLVATMLLALWWALGEATGIVHPTLTWMAATHGLGNALGFGLCSLLAWRRLTAGRAAPTAPAGQPEPPELPRAAAPAARPARTEIPA, encoded by the coding sequence GTGACCGTGCTGGTGAATCTGATCGTCACGCTGGGCATGCTCTACGTCGTCCCGGCCGGCCTGCGCCTGATCGATCCGGTCCGGTTCGCGCGGACGGCCCGGCTCTGGCCGCTGTTCGCGGCTCCCGGAGCGGTGTGCCTGTGGCTGCCCCGGGGAGCCCCGGCCACGGCCCTCGCCGCGGTCTACGCGGCGGCGACGCTGGCCCTGGCGGTACGGGGCCTGGCCCTGGCGGTACGGGGCCTGGCCCTGGCGGTACGGGGCCTGGCCTTGGCGGTACGGGCCGCGCCCGGGCGGGGCCCCGGACCCGGATCGGCACCCGGCCCCGGCACCGGACCCGGCCCCGGCCCCGCCGAGGTGGCCGTGCTCACCGCGCTCGTGGCGCCCTCGGTCGCCGGGACCGCCCTGGTCGCCGAACGCGCCGGGTACCGGCTCTTCGGCTTCGACCTCGACATCCTGGCCCTGACCGTGCCGCACTTTCACTTCGCCGGTTTCACCGCGGCCCTGGTCGCCGGGCTCGTGTGCCGGGCCTGCGCCGCCGGAGCCCTCGCCCGCTGGGCGGCGTACAGCGTCCCGGCCGGGACCGGGCTCGTGCTCCTCGGCTACTTCATCGACGACTGGGCCGAGCTGGTGGGCGCGGTGACGCTGACCGGCGGCATGTGGGCGGTGGCCCTGCTGACCTGGCGGGAGGTCCGCACCGGGGCCGGGGCCCGCGACCGGACCACCGGCGCGCTGCTCGCGGGCTCGGCGGCCGTTCTGGTGGCCACCATGCTGCTCGCCCTGTGGTGGGCGCTCGGCGAGGCCACCGGGATCGTGCACCCCACCCTGACCTGGATGGCCGCCACCCACGGCCTCGGCAACGCCCTCGGCTTCGGCCTGTGCTCGCTGCTCGCCTGGCGTCGCCTGACCGCCGGCCGGGCAGCCCCGACCGCTCCGGCCGGGCAGCCGGAACCACCTGAACTTCCCCGAGCGGCCGCCCCGGCCGCCCGGCCCGCCCGAACGGAGATTCCGGCATGA
- a CDS encoding DUF1990 family protein: MTRLTSEGRSTFNYPDRGATARRPLPAGYDITHHRTRIGQGQAAFDAAGAAVTTFRAHRASGMLVTAGGSPVRPGDRAVVGIGIGPLRIDAPCEVIWTAYEPRRTGFAYGTLAGHPECGEESFVVDMEPDGSVWFEVNAFSRPASWYTRLAGPVVPFLQQAYVRRLGRYVRRLATGARPAPAGYWRRWTGSRRPDTGWGG; encoded by the coding sequence ATGACCCGCCTGACCAGCGAAGGCCGCAGCACCTTCAACTACCCCGACCGGGGCGCCACGGCCCGGCGGCCGCTGCCCGCCGGATACGACATCACCCACCACCGCACCCGGATCGGGCAGGGGCAGGCCGCTTTCGACGCCGCCGGGGCGGCCGTCACCACCTTCCGCGCGCACCGCGCCTCGGGCATGCTCGTCACGGCCGGAGGGTCCCCCGTCCGCCCCGGTGACCGGGCCGTGGTCGGGATCGGGATCGGCCCGCTGCGGATCGACGCCCCGTGCGAGGTGATCTGGACCGCGTACGAGCCCCGCCGGACCGGTTTCGCCTACGGCACGCTCGCCGGGCATCCCGAGTGCGGCGAGGAGTCCTTCGTGGTGGACATGGAGCCGGACGGCTCGGTGTGGTTCGAGGTGAACGCCTTCAGCCGCCCGGCAAGCTGGTACACCCGTCTCGCGGGCCCGGTCGTCCCCTTCTTGCAGCAGGCCTACGTCCGCCGGCTCGGGCGGTACGTGCGGCGCCTCGCCACGGGCGCCCGGCCCGCGCCGGCCGGATACTGGAGGCGATGGACTGGTTCACGGCGCCCGGATACTGGCTGGGGCGGCTGA
- a CDS encoding lipase maturation factor family protein — protein sequence MDWFTAPGYWLGRLIFQRALAGVYLLAFAGAALQFRALIGAHGMLPVPHHLRYVPFRRAPSLFHLHYSDRFFALCAWTGAALAAALAAGAGDAVPLGAAMAMWALLWLLYLSIVNVGQTWYSFGWESLLLEVGFLAVFLGNARAGPPVLVLWLLRWVVFRVEFGAGLIKMRGDPCWRRLTCLYFHHETQPMPGPLSWFFHHLPKPLHRVECAANHVTQLLVPVLLFTPQPVASYAAAVIVATQLWLVVSGNFAWLNWITITVALPAFDFGTLAGAPPPAASRQGPLWYVVLVCAATALVLVLSRHPVANMVSRGQVMNRSFDPLHLVNTYGAFGTVGRIREEVVVEGTADRQPREDGAWREYGFRGKPGDVRRIPRQFAPYHLRLDWLMWFAALSPGYARDWFGPFVERLLAGDRDTLKLLRHNPFPDAPPRYVRARLYRYRFTTWRELRETGAWWHRTLVREYLPPTRLAEAAWSEPRPKPRSEPE from the coding sequence ATGGACTGGTTCACGGCGCCCGGATACTGGCTGGGGCGGCTGATCTTCCAGCGGGCCCTGGCCGGTGTCTACCTCCTCGCCTTCGCCGGGGCCGCCCTGCAGTTCCGGGCACTGATCGGGGCGCACGGCATGCTGCCCGTGCCGCACCACCTGCGGTACGTGCCCTTCCGCCGCGCCCCGAGCCTGTTCCACCTGCACTACTCCGACCGGTTCTTCGCCCTCTGCGCCTGGACCGGGGCCGCTCTGGCGGCGGCGCTCGCCGCGGGGGCCGGGGACGCGGTGCCCCTGGGCGCGGCCATGGCGATGTGGGCGCTGCTGTGGCTGCTGTACCTGTCGATCGTGAACGTGGGGCAGACCTGGTACTCCTTCGGCTGGGAGTCGCTGCTGCTGGAGGTCGGCTTCCTGGCCGTGTTCCTCGGCAACGCGCGGGCCGGGCCACCGGTGCTGGTGCTGTGGCTGCTGCGCTGGGTGGTCTTCCGGGTGGAGTTCGGCGCGGGGCTCATCAAGATGCGCGGCGACCCCTGCTGGCGCCGGCTCACCTGCCTGTACTTCCATCACGAGACGCAGCCGATGCCCGGCCCGCTGAGCTGGTTCTTCCACCACCTGCCGAAGCCGCTGCACCGGGTGGAGTGCGCCGCCAACCACGTGACCCAACTGCTGGTGCCCGTCCTGCTGTTCACTCCGCAGCCGGTGGCCTCGTACGCCGCCGCGGTCATCGTGGCGACCCAGCTGTGGCTGGTGGTCTCGGGGAACTTCGCCTGGCTGAACTGGATCACGATCACGGTGGCCCTGCCGGCCTTCGACTTCGGCACGCTCGCTGGCGCACCGCCGCCGGCCGCCTCCCGGCAGGGGCCGCTCTGGTATGTGGTGCTGGTGTGCGCGGCGACCGCGCTGGTGCTCGTACTGAGCCGGCACCCGGTGGCCAACATGGTTTCGCGCGGCCAGGTCATGAACCGGTCCTTCGACCCGCTCCACCTGGTGAACACCTACGGGGCGTTCGGCACCGTGGGCCGGATCCGCGAGGAGGTGGTGGTGGAGGGCACCGCGGACCGGCAGCCGCGGGAGGACGGCGCGTGGCGGGAGTACGGGTTCCGGGGCAAGCCGGGTGACGTGCGCCGGATCCCGCGCCAGTTCGCCCCGTACCACCTGCGCCTCGACTGGCTCATGTGGTTCGCGGCGCTCTCCCCCGGCTATGCCCGCGACTGGTTCGGGCCGTTCGTGGAGCGGCTCCTGGCCGGCGACCGGGACACCCTGAAGCTGCTCCGGCACAACCCCTTCCCGGACGCGCCGCCGCGGTACGTCCGGGCGCGGCTGTACCGCTACCGGTTCACGACCTGGCGGGAGCTGCGCGAGACCGGGGCGTGGTGGCACCGCACGCTGGTGCGCGAGTACCTGCCGCCGACCCGGCTCGCGGAGGCGGCCTGGTCGGAGCCCCGGCCGAAGCCTCGCTCAGAGCCCGAGTAG
- a CDS encoding NAD-dependent epimerase/dehydratase family protein encodes MKLLMLGGTEFVGRAITEDALRRGWDVTVFHRGHHAPPPGTTALHGDRTAPGGLDALAEGEWDLVVDTWGGAPTAVRDSARLLAGRVGRYAYISSRSVHSYPAPAGAGEDGPLVDGSPDADSVAYAEDKRGAEMAAVDAFGDRALLVRAGLILGPYENVGRLPWWLNRAARGGPLPAPGPRELPLQYVDVRDLAHWTLDAAEAGHGGPYNLVSPTGHATMGRLLEACAKATGGGAELRWIDPARIEEAGVQPWTDLPAWMPEGEMHDHMYGADVTKALAAGLKCRPVEETVADTWSWLQELGGVAPQRPDRPAPGMSAEQESALLGL; translated from the coding sequence ATGAAGCTGCTGATGCTGGGTGGAACCGAATTCGTCGGGCGCGCGATCACCGAAGACGCCCTGAGACGCGGGTGGGACGTCACCGTCTTCCACCGCGGGCACCACGCGCCCCCGCCGGGGACCACGGCCCTGCACGGGGACCGCACCGCCCCCGGAGGCCTGGACGCCCTCGCCGAGGGGGAGTGGGACCTCGTCGTAGACACCTGGGGCGGCGCCCCCACGGCCGTCCGCGACAGCGCCCGCCTGCTGGCCGGCCGGGTCGGCCGGTACGCGTACATATCCAGCCGCTCGGTGCACTCCTACCCCGCCCCGGCGGGCGCGGGCGAGGACGGCCCGCTCGTCGACGGCTCGCCCGACGCGGACTCCGTCGCCTACGCCGAGGACAAGCGCGGCGCCGAGATGGCCGCCGTGGACGCCTTCGGCGACCGCGCCCTGCTGGTCCGCGCCGGGCTCATCCTCGGCCCGTACGAGAACGTGGGCCGGCTGCCCTGGTGGCTCAACCGTGCGGCGCGCGGCGGCCCGCTGCCCGCCCCCGGGCCGCGCGAGCTCCCGCTCCAGTACGTGGACGTGCGCGATCTCGCGCACTGGACCCTGGACGCCGCCGAAGCCGGGCACGGCGGTCCCTACAACCTGGTCTCCCCGACCGGCCACGCCACGATGGGCCGCCTCCTGGAGGCCTGCGCGAAGGCGACCGGCGGCGGGGCCGAGCTCCGCTGGATCGATCCGGCCCGGATCGAGGAGGCGGGCGTGCAGCCCTGGACGGATCTGCCCGCCTGGATGCCCGAGGGCGAGATGCACGACCACATGTACGGCGCTGACGTCACCAAGGCGCTCGCGGCGGGCCTGAAGTGCCGCCCGGTCGAGGAGACCGTCGCCGACACCTGGAGCTGGCTCCAGGAGCTGGGCGGGGTGGCCCCGCAGCGCCCCGACCGTCCGGCTCCGGGGATGAGCGCCGAGCAGGAGTCCGCGCTACTCGGGCTCTGA
- a CDS encoding SDR family NAD(P)-dependent oxidoreductase, translated as MTVTEDSQEQGHAFGPGIDPDRLALCLSVLDELDKLDVDHPDAITVRRATAGLYRTVKQRRRQDRRAAKTANDKAVTEATATGSAERIDDETEGLLPSSVTETGRIAGILQRPRSCYVCKARYVEVDYFYHQLCPGCAVENRTKREARADLAGKRALLTGGRAKIGMYIALRLLRDGAHTTITTRFPKDAIRRFKAMDDSADWMHRLEVVGIDLRDPAQSVALAEQVAAAGPLDILINNATQTVRRLPSAYAALVEGESAPLPAGELPAHHVIGAFNSGAVDGLAALPIGVSGLEAQKVADLALVAGNASLERHLAGTAIDAGGLLPDVVDSNTWVQTIDQISPVELLETQLCNYTSPFILISALRPAMAEAARKAAGGRAYVVNVSAMEGVFSRGYKGAGHPNTNAAKAAMNMVTRTSGQEMFQTDRILMTSVDTGWITDERPHFDKLRLAEEGFHAPLDLVDGAARVYDPIVRGELGEDLFGVFLKDYAPANW; from the coding sequence ATGACGGTGACCGAAGACAGCCAGGAGCAGGGCCACGCCTTCGGGCCGGGCATCGACCCCGACCGCCTGGCCCTCTGCCTCAGCGTGCTCGACGAGCTCGACAAGCTCGACGTCGACCACCCGGACGCGATCACCGTGCGCCGCGCCACCGCCGGTCTGTACCGGACGGTCAAGCAGCGCCGGCGCCAGGACCGCCGCGCCGCCAAGACCGCCAACGACAAGGCCGTCACCGAGGCGACCGCGACCGGCTCCGCCGAGCGCATCGACGACGAGACCGAGGGCCTGCTGCCCTCCTCGGTCACGGAGACCGGCCGGATCGCCGGAATCCTCCAGCGCCCGCGCTCCTGCTACGTCTGCAAGGCGCGTTACGTCGAGGTCGACTACTTCTACCACCAGCTCTGCCCGGGCTGCGCCGTCGAGAACCGGACCAAGCGGGAAGCCCGTGCCGACCTCGCCGGCAAGCGCGCGCTGCTCACCGGCGGCCGGGCCAAGATCGGCATGTACATCGCGCTGAGGCTGCTGCGCGACGGCGCGCACACCACGATCACCACCCGTTTCCCCAAGGACGCCATCCGCCGCTTCAAGGCGATGGACGACTCGGCGGACTGGATGCACCGGCTGGAGGTCGTCGGCATCGACCTGCGCGACCCGGCCCAGTCGGTGGCCCTCGCCGAGCAGGTGGCCGCGGCCGGCCCGCTCGACATCCTGATCAACAACGCGACGCAGACCGTTCGTCGCCTGCCCAGCGCCTACGCGGCGCTGGTCGAGGGGGAGAGCGCCCCGCTTCCGGCCGGCGAGCTCCCGGCCCACCACGTCATCGGGGCCTTCAACTCCGGCGCGGTCGACGGTCTGGCGGCGCTGCCCATCGGCGTGAGCGGGCTCGAGGCGCAGAAGGTCGCCGACCTCGCGCTGGTCGCGGGCAATGCCAGCCTGGAGCGACACCTGGCCGGCACCGCCATCGACGCGGGCGGCCTGCTGCCCGACGTCGTCGACAGCAACACGTGGGTGCAGACCATCGACCAGATCTCCCCGGTGGAGCTGCTCGAGACCCAGCTGTGCAACTACACGTCGCCGTTCATCCTGATCAGTGCGCTCAGGCCGGCCATGGCCGAGGCCGCCCGAAAGGCGGCGGGTGGACGGGCGTACGTCGTGAACGTCTCGGCGATGGAGGGCGTCTTCAGTCGCGGCTACAAGGGCGCGGGGCACCCGAACACCAACGCCGCCAAGGCCGCGATGAACATGGTGACCCGGACGAGCGGCCAGGAGATGTTCCAGACCGACCGGATCCTGATGACCTCGGTCGACACCGGCTGGATCACGGACGAGCGCCCGCACTTCGACAAGCTCCGCCTCGCCGAGGAGGGCTTCCACGCCCCCCTCGACCTGGTCGACGGCGCGGCCCGGGTCTACGACCCGATCGTCCGCGGCGAGCTCGGCGAGGACCTGTTCGGGGTCTTCCTCAAGGACTACGCGCCCGCCAACTGGTAG
- a CDS encoding transglycosylase family protein, which yields MGVRGRHRRYQPSSINRASLVVTAGGAGIALPLIGAGTGHAASLDTWSKVAACESTSNWHINTGNGYYGGLQFSQSTWRAFGGTAYAARADLATKAQQIAVAEKVLKGQGPQAWPVCGKQAGLSRSGPAPALGAQGKVTGPGKATAPKVAAPAAPKATPKAAPQAATPRPPGGSVLPNPYVVAPGDSLSAIATEQHVDGGWQSLYATNRAVVGGDPDLIFPGQRLTLRVTAAPPAQNPQKPPRTAEPVKPVAPAKPAEQAGSKPAKPAEKPAEKPAEKPQTPSGAFSAPVDAGLGTGYHVAGSSWSSGYHTGIDFPVATGTTVKAVSSGQIVSAGWAGAYGYQVVIRHTDGRYSQYAHLSAVSVKAGSAVSGGQRIGRSGATGNVTGPHLHFEMRTGPGYGSDIDPLRYLRSHGVSI from the coding sequence ATGGGTGTACGGGGCCGGCACCGCCGGTATCAGCCGAGCAGCATCAACCGTGCTTCGCTCGTCGTCACCGCCGGCGGAGCCGGGATAGCGCTGCCCCTGATCGGAGCCGGCACGGGGCACGCCGCATCGCTGGACACGTGGAGCAAGGTCGCCGCCTGCGAGTCCACGAGCAACTGGCACATCAACACCGGCAACGGCTACTACGGCGGACTGCAGTTCAGCCAGAGCACCTGGCGCGCCTTCGGCGGAACCGCGTACGCCGCCCGCGCCGATCTGGCCACCAAGGCACAGCAGATCGCCGTCGCGGAGAAGGTGCTGAAGGGTCAGGGGCCACAGGCCTGGCCGGTCTGCGGGAAGCAGGCCGGACTGAGCCGCAGCGGCCCGGCGCCCGCGCTCGGCGCCCAGGGCAAGGTGACGGGCCCGGGGAAGGCCACGGCTCCGAAGGTCGCGGCGCCGGCCGCGCCGAAGGCCACTCCGAAGGCCGCTCCCCAAGCCGCGACGCCCCGCCCGCCCGGGGGTTCCGTCCTGCCCAACCCCTACGTCGTCGCTCCCGGCGACTCGCTGTCGGCGATCGCCACCGAGCAGCACGTCGACGGCGGCTGGCAGTCCCTGTACGCGACCAACCGGGCCGTCGTGGGCGGCGATCCGGACCTGATCTTCCCCGGGCAGCGGCTCACCCTGCGCGTCACGGCCGCGCCGCCCGCGCAGAATCCGCAGAAGCCGCCGCGCACGGCCGAGCCGGTGAAGCCCGTGGCACCGGCGAAGCCCGCGGAGCAGGCCGGTTCGAAGCCGGCGAAGCCCGCCGAAAAGCCTGCCGAGAAGCCCGCGGAGAAGCCGCAGACCCCCTCCGGAGCCTTCAGCGCCCCGGTCGACGCGGGCCTCGGCACCGGCTACCACGTCGCGGGTTCGTCCTGGTCCAGCGGCTACCACACCGGAATCGACTTCCCGGTGGCCACCGGCACCACCGTCAAGGCCGTCAGCAGCGGGCAGATCGTCTCAGCGGGCTGGGCCGGTGCGTACGGATACCAGGTCGTCATCCGGCACACCGACGGCCGGTACTCCCAGTACGCGCACCTCTCGGCGGTCTCGGTCAAAGCCGGCTCGGCGGTCTCCGGCGGGCAGCGCATCGGCCGTTCCGGGGCGACGGGGAACGTGACCGGGCCGCACCTGCACTTCGAGATGCGCACGGGACCCGGCTACGGCTCCGACATCGACCCGCTGCGGTACCTGCGGTCCCACGGAGTCAGCATCTGA